A portion of the Flavobacterium limnophilum genome contains these proteins:
- a CDS encoding pectinesterase family protein, whose translation MKMLKYYVFLIVGLLSFNESIAQNFSPDIVVDINGSGNFTSIQAAFDAVPSNSTKETIIYVKRGLYDKEKLIIPANKTHITLIGESRAETIISYDIYNCNDGGDGLCPDNKVALWSANSALVATAATLTIMANDFKAENITIRNTAGPVGQAQALTLQADRNVFVNCDILAYQDTIYFWTAETSRAYFKSCLILGRTDYIYGRGVGVFNECEIRSYGGAWITAPSSEETQTYGFVFYKCNLTYQPNSPRNGDDGAKIKFGRPWHMYPKVAWLYCTMPAEIDPLGWGDKWNMSYADTDPRLKLYEWMNTGPGADMSGRANWVGIRALADQTEANLYEPKIVLAGSDNWDPTAIAPTVTVYNWDGGAAANTGWMEANNWNPDGVPAVSEVANVDGLLTINANGGNFAADLNLLNGATIDVSANSSATLLTLNQSTVFSSASASLLGNIKTKGAVNINTTANLNITAVLSGVHQITKLGTGICQLNGNNSGYTGNLVIEAGDLQAKVANALGKSPKITVKTNGKLTVDVSNAVDVKTALYTEGTAVVTVNQDITINEWYVNGVLQPVGIYSATTNASTISGTGKIIIGRPSEFTFLGGLWDDATKYSPALLPKAGEKVNVNSGVTIESAISQFEGDMYVKTGGTIRLRQANTSKCLGPVRMAQGSIITYATSGTGMFLNAPIIVEGDVSLTMSSSSTSGSVMDLPGTFSGAYKVIVRNIRDFANAGTVKLGGDNSNFTGIWDLTVAAANLGGSSAINGVVENAFGKGTISLAATNKALFNHAKCAGDILNMNITGSASAVLNTAVTVKKFTLNGTQLADGKYDATTNPGLLTGTGSITVNSTSLGMEEKVFLENGMLRINGELENLEVFALTGQRVYQTKSAKEIDLDGLKSGIYIVRYKINGKQGATKVYKN comes from the coding sequence ATGAAAATGCTCAAATATTATGTCTTTTTAATTGTAGGACTATTGTCGTTTAATGAATCCATTGCCCAAAATTTTAGTCCGGATATTGTAGTTGATATCAACGGAAGCGGAAATTTTACCTCCATACAAGCTGCTTTTGACGCAGTGCCTTCCAACAGTACGAAAGAAACTATAATTTATGTAAAACGAGGTTTGTATGACAAAGAAAAATTAATTATTCCTGCTAATAAAACCCATATAACATTAATAGGTGAAAGTAGGGCCGAAACTATTATCTCTTATGACATCTACAATTGCAATGATGGAGGCGATGGTTTATGTCCAGATAACAAGGTTGCGCTTTGGTCTGCCAATTCTGCATTGGTGGCAACAGCCGCAACGCTTACCATTATGGCAAATGATTTTAAAGCAGAAAACATAACTATTCGAAATACAGCAGGACCAGTTGGCCAGGCACAAGCCCTTACGCTTCAGGCTGATCGAAATGTATTTGTAAACTGTGATATACTTGCCTATCAGGATACCATTTATTTTTGGACAGCCGAGACTTCCCGTGCTTATTTTAAATCGTGTTTGATTTTAGGACGTACCGATTATATATATGGTCGTGGAGTAGGGGTTTTCAATGAATGTGAAATAAGAAGTTACGGAGGCGCATGGATTACAGCTCCTTCAAGTGAAGAAACACAAACTTATGGTTTTGTGTTCTATAAATGTAATTTAACCTATCAACCCAATAGTCCTAGAAATGGCGATGATGGAGCAAAAATTAAATTTGGTCGTCCTTGGCACATGTACCCAAAGGTGGCATGGCTTTATTGTACAATGCCTGCAGAAATTGATCCATTGGGTTGGGGTGATAAATGGAATATGAGCTATGCCGATACGGATCCAAGGCTTAAGTTGTATGAATGGATGAATACCGGTCCAGGAGCCGACATGAGCGGCAGGGCAAATTGGGTAGGCATTAGGGCTTTGGCAGATCAAACCGAAGCAAATTTATACGAGCCAAAAATTGTATTGGCTGGTTCGGACAATTGGGATCCTACTGCCATTGCACCAACTGTAACAGTATATAATTGGGATGGAGGTGCTGCCGCCAATACTGGATGGATGGAGGCAAACAACTGGAATCCTGATGGTGTGCCGGCAGTTTCAGAAGTGGCAAATGTTGACGGCCTTTTGACAATAAACGCGAATGGCGGAAATTTTGCCGCAGATTTAAATTTACTGAACGGTGCCACCATTGATGTTTCTGCCAATAGTTCAGCCACTTTGCTTACACTTAATCAATCCACTGTTTTTTCTTCAGCCAGTGCATCATTATTGGGAAATATTAAAACAAAAGGAGCAGTAAACATCAATACTACTGCTAATCTAAACATCACGGCAGTCCTAAGTGGAGTACACCAAATTACCAAGTTGGGTACAGGTATATGCCAGCTTAACGGCAACAATTCAGGTTACACGGGTAATTTAGTAATTGAGGCAGGCGATTTGCAAGCCAAAGTCGCAAATGCATTAGGAAAATCACCAAAAATAACAGTGAAAACCAATGGCAAATTAACGGTCGACGTGAGTAATGCTGTTGATGTGAAGACGGCACTTTATACTGAAGGAACAGCGGTTGTCACAGTTAATCAGGATATAACAATTAATGAATGGTATGTCAACGGTGTTTTACAACCGGTTGGCATCTACAGCGCGACTACTAATGCATCCACCATTAGCGGAACAGGTAAAATAATTATAGGAAGACCAAGTGAATTTACTTTTCTGGGCGGACTTTGGGACGATGCGACTAAATATTCTCCGGCTTTGTTGCCAAAGGCGGGTGAAAAAGTAAATGTTAACAGCGGAGTAACAATTGAATCGGCAATTTCACAATTCGAGGGCGATATGTATGTAAAAACTGGGGGAACGATTCGTTTAAGACAAGCAAATACTTCAAAATGTTTAGGTCCAGTTAGAATGGCTCAAGGGAGCATTATTACTTATGCAACAAGTGGCACAGGCATGTTTTTAAATGCCCCAATTATTGTGGAAGGCGATGTTTCTCTAACAATGAGCAGCAGTAGCACTAGTGGTAGTGTTATGGATTTGCCGGGGACTTTTTCTGGTGCTTACAAAGTAATAGTGCGCAACATTAGAGATTTTGCGAATGCAGGAACCGTAAAACTGGGTGGGGACAACAGCAATTTCACCGGAATTTGGGATTTGACCGTGGCTGCCGCAAATCTTGGTGGTTCATCAGCAATCAATGGAGTCGTGGAAAATGCTTTTGGAAAAGGAACCATTAGTCTGGCTGCAACAAATAAAGCACTTTTTAATCATGCAAAATGTGCTGGGGATATTTTGAACATGAATATAACCGGATCGGCCTCGGCAGTATTAAACACTGCTGTTACAGTTAAGAAATTTACCTTGAACGGAACTCAACTTGCAGATGGAAAGTACGATGCAACTACAAATCCTGGTTTGCTTACCGGTACGGGTTCAATTACGGTAAATTCTACCAGTCTAGGCATGGAAGAAAAAGTCTTTTTGGAAAATGGCATGTTGAGAATAAATGGTGAACTTGAAAATCTTGAAGTTTTCGCCCTTACTGGACAGCGGGTATATCAAACCAAGTCAGCAAAAGAAATAGATTTGGATGGGTTAAAATCAGGCATCTATATTGTCCGTTATAAAATTAATGGAAAACAAGGAGCTACCAAGGTTTATAAAAATTAA
- a CDS encoding GDSL-type esterase/lipase family protein — protein MKSKLSKLFISAFILCSMVSANAQITLHTIGDSTMANYDPATSDIRGWGMMFQQFFNSGVVVNNRGKNGASSKSFYMEAPYWTTVKQQIKAGDYVIIQFAHNDEKNGGLDGGTDPLNPINGTDYRGTNPQTTYKDYLRKYIDETRALNATPILATSLCRKYFSGSTITRKGLHDLGTDFSLPDTDDTYDYTQAMKEVAVEKGVQLIDLTTLTKNLVESYGDAASTAQLYVAADSTHPTALLGTLTARLCAQEMTKQNILASYINTSTDVLINPTACDFGDAYTGQTLTKELTITGFDLVPTSGTFTLSVNDGFLIAANKTDTFSSSITMNYTGGNLAFTKFYISTTQAVGGTKTGTLTVSNGTVTKTVPLTANFIQLTGGTEVNVIWPLITNTTPVLQGPATVVDESFSSMNTSSYAVPSSTATWPAESGYDSTRKTQRNVIDGNVWPAGEIDEVSTRYIQFGIKANTGTELNIDLISLYVGGSGGNGMRCRISYSKDDFATTFVAGEFQSMVSGTMNAVSKIPVIKLVNGETLKLRVYPWYNGTATGKTICLADVKIHGVALPASNLSTEKFSKSQLKWIVENGFIKIINAPANSKITIYDLTGRQVFKLSTTNNDLSIMEAPKTKGVYIGKVESKEATQTIKFLVP, from the coding sequence ATGAAATCAAAATTATCAAAATTATTTATAAGTGCTTTTATTCTTTGCAGCATGGTTTCTGCCAATGCACAAATTACCCTTCATACCATTGGCGATTCCACGATGGCAAATTATGACCCGGCCACCTCAGACATAAGAGGATGGGGCATGATGTTTCAGCAATTTTTCAATTCGGGAGTTGTAGTTAATAATCGTGGGAAAAATGGTGCCAGCAGCAAAAGTTTTTATATGGAGGCACCTTATTGGACAACGGTAAAGCAACAGATAAAAGCCGGAGACTATGTCATCATCCAATTTGCCCATAACGATGAGAAAAATGGAGGTCTTGATGGAGGAACAGATCCCCTAAATCCAATCAACGGAACGGATTATAGAGGCACAAATCCGCAAACAACCTATAAAGATTATCTTAGAAAATATATTGATGAGACCCGAGCTTTGAATGCCACACCAATTTTGGCAACCTCCTTGTGTCGAAAATATTTTAGTGGTAGTACAATTACCCGCAAAGGTCTTCATGATTTAGGTACTGATTTTAGTCTACCGGATACTGATGACACTTATGATTATACCCAAGCCATGAAAGAGGTCGCAGTAGAAAAAGGAGTGCAACTCATCGACTTGACTACCTTGACAAAAAACTTGGTTGAATCTTATGGCGATGCTGCCAGTACAGCCCAACTTTACGTTGCTGCGGATTCAACACACCCTACAGCTTTATTGGGAACATTAACTGCTAGATTATGTGCTCAAGAAATGACCAAACAAAATATTTTGGCATCTTATATTAACACATCAACAGATGTCTTGATTAATCCTACTGCTTGTGATTTTGGGGATGCCTACACAGGTCAAACACTTACAAAAGAACTGACAATTACCGGTTTTGACCTTGTTCCAACCTCTGGAACATTCACGCTTTCCGTAAATGACGGGTTCTTGATAGCCGCCAATAAAACAGATACTTTCAGTTCTTCCATCACTATGAATTATACCGGCGGCAATCTTGCATTTACTAAATTTTATATCTCGACAACTCAAGCAGTTGGTGGAACGAAGACTGGAACTCTTACCGTTTCTAATGGAACCGTGACAAAAACAGTTCCGCTAACCGCAAATTTTATCCAATTGACAGGAGGAACTGAAGTTAACGTCATATGGCCATTAATCACAAATACTACTCCAGTATTGCAAGGGCCAGCCACTGTTGTTGATGAATCATTCAGTTCCATGAATACTTCAAGTTATGCTGTACCCAGCAGTACGGCAACATGGCCTGCCGAAAGCGGTTATGATTCCACAAGAAAAACACAAAGAAACGTAATTGATGGTAATGTATGGCCTGCGGGTGAAATTGATGAAGTATCCACTCGTTATATTCAATTTGGAATTAAAGCCAATACTGGAACGGAATTAAATATTGATTTAATAAGCTTATATGTTGGTGGTTCAGGCGGTAACGGTATGCGCTGTCGTATTTCTTATTCAAAAGATGATTTCGCCACTACATTTGTGGCAGGAGAATTTCAGAGTATGGTATCTGGTACCATGAATGCCGTTTCAAAAATACCGGTTATTAAACTCGTTAATGGAGAAACTTTAAAACTGCGCGTTTATCCTTGGTATAACGGAACGGCTACCGGAAAAACAATTTGTCTTGCCGATGTTAAAATTCACGGAGTGGCTCTTCCTGCTTCAAATTTATCTACCGAAAAATTTTCGAAAAGCCAATTGAAATGGATTGTTGAAAACGGTTTTATCAAGATAATAAATGCTCCCGCAAACAGTAAAATCACGATTTATGATTTAACCGGAAGACAAGTGTTCAAATTATCAACTACTAACAATGATTTGTCAATTATGGAAGCACCAAAAACTAAAGGTGTCTATATTGGTAAAGTAGAGTCGAAAGAAGCTACACAAACAATAAAGTTTTTAGTGCCTTAA
- a CDS encoding RrF2 family transcriptional regulator — protein sequence MFSKACEYGIRASIFIAEQSLLDKKVSLKDIAKAIDSPEAYTSKILQQLSRNFVINSDKGPTGGFSMSQQELENVKLSTVVTAIDGDTIYSGCGLGLKNCSEEKPCPAHSQFKIIRDQLKIMLETNLIKDLTMDFKEGLTFLKRE from the coding sequence ATGTTTTCAAAAGCTTGCGAATACGGTATAAGGGCATCAATATTTATTGCTGAACAATCACTTTTGGACAAAAAGGTGAGTTTAAAGGATATTGCAAAAGCCATTGATTCTCCGGAGGCTTACACCTCAAAAATATTGCAACAACTTTCTCGAAACTTTGTCATCAATTCGGATAAAGGGCCAACAGGCGGTTTTTCGATGAGTCAACAGGAACTCGAAAACGTAAAATTGAGCACGGTCGTGACCGCAATTGACGGTGATACTATTTATAGTGGGTGTGGTTTAGGGTTAAAAAATTGTAGCGAGGAAAAGCCTTGCCCTGCACACAGCCAATTTAAAATAATTCGTGATCAACTCAAAATAATGTTGGAAACCAACTTGATAAAAGATTTGACAATGGATTTCAAGGAAGGTTTGACGTTTTTAAAAAGGGAATAA
- the ric gene encoding iron-sulfur cluster repair di-iron protein: protein MNIQENQIIGELVAKDYRAASVFKKYGIDFCCQGNRTIGEACEKKNIDSKSVVNDLDAIIQARGENATDYKSWPLDLLADYIEKKHHRYVEEKTAEIKPYLEKICRVHGERHPELFEINEHFNATAGELAKHMKKEELILFPFVRKLAQAKHEGSKVVAPPFGSIQNPINAMMDEHSTEGDRFRKIEELSNNYTPPQDACNTYGVTIALLKEFEQDLHLHIHLENNILFPKAIELEKELS, encoded by the coding sequence ATGAACATTCAAGAAAATCAAATTATCGGTGAATTGGTAGCCAAAGACTATCGTGCCGCATCAGTATTTAAAAAATATGGAATAGACTTCTGTTGTCAAGGAAACAGAACCATTGGCGAAGCTTGTGAAAAGAAAAACATAGATTCAAAATCAGTAGTAAATGATTTGGATGCCATAATTCAAGCACGTGGAGAAAATGCCACGGACTATAAATCTTGGCCATTGGACTTATTGGCAGATTATATCGAGAAAAAACACCATCGTTATGTCGAAGAGAAAACGGCTGAGATAAAACCGTATTTGGAAAAAATTTGTAGAGTGCACGGAGAGCGTCATCCCGAATTGTTTGAAATCAACGAGCATTTTAATGCTACCGCCGGCGAATTGGCAAAGCACATGAAAAAAGAAGAATTAATTTTATTTCCATTTGTCAGGAAATTGGCCCAAGCCAAACATGAAGGTTCAAAAGTGGTTGCACCTCCTTTTGGTTCCATACAAAATCCAATAAACGCGATGATGGATGAACACTCCACCGAAGGGGATCGATTTAGAAAAATTGAAGAATTGAGCAACAATTACACGCCGCCACAAGATGCTTGCAATACTTATGGAGTGACTATAGCGCTCCTAAAAGAATTTGAACAAGATTTGCACCTGCACATTCATTTGGAAAATAATATCCTGTTCCCAAAAGCCATTGAATTGGAAAAGGAATTGTCTTAA
- a CDS encoding hemerythrin domain-containing protein, with product MKKNSEYQTDKPIKRSDSLKPLSREHHHGLLFCWKIRTGIKKKVEVSRIKKYADWFYQNYLIPHFEVEEKYVFPILGNENELIKRAVSEHGSLKRLLESTNTEFQNNISLISDELVDHIRFEERVLFGEIQKIATAEQLLSIEFNHSDEKFVDNLTDPFWQ from the coding sequence ATGAAAAAGAACAGTGAATACCAAACAGATAAGCCCATCAAACGCAGTGATTCTCTCAAGCCGTTAAGCAGGGAACACCATCACGGCTTGTTGTTTTGCTGGAAAATAAGGACTGGAATTAAAAAAAAGGTGGAAGTATCCCGCATCAAAAAATATGCCGACTGGTTTTACCAAAATTATTTAATTCCTCATTTTGAAGTGGAAGAAAAATATGTTTTCCCCATTCTTGGAAACGAAAACGAACTCATCAAAAGAGCCGTTTCGGAACACGGAAGCTTAAAACGACTGCTTGAATCCACCAACACGGAATTTCAAAATAATATTAGCTTGATTAGTGATGAATTGGTAGATCATATTCGTTTTGAAGAACGTGTTTTGTTTGGAGAAATTCAAAAAATTGCCACAGCAGAACAATTGCTGTCTATTGAGTTTAATCATTCTGATGAAAAATTCGTGGATAATTTGACGGATCCCTTTTGGCAATAA
- a CDS encoding MFS transporter — protein sequence MKTWLDKWEPENEEFWKKTGSKIAWKTLTITTLSLILSFASWFMMSVIAVKLPGLGFPFSKEQLFWLVAIPGLAAGFLRIIHTFILPIFGTRHVVTVATLLKLIPAIGIGFAVMDTSTPFWVFVLLAITTGFGGGDFSSFMPSTSLFFPKRLKGTALGIQAGIGNFGVSLAQFITPIILSVSIYGTTSVFTSIDVKETKNVLKDSTVEKQKEIFATLDENSQNKILATVKKPVLDSVKAVTKSNDNHEIFSALPLNDKSKAIANANPKLAAKFLNTISPKNEAVSIKKIYIQSAAFWYIGFLLVLAFISWIFLKSIPMQASIKEQMDIFKNKHTWYCTITYLMTFGTFAGLSAAFPLMIKYLYGDFPDAPDPLVYAFYGPLIGSASRVAFGFVADKIGGAILTTITGIGILAGAIILITQGLVSPTSMEQFPLFVGVILAMFFFTGIGNAGTFRQFPIIFSENQRQAAGVIGWTAAIAAFGPFIFSKLIGNNITANGSVNQFFIGLIAFTILATSINWWFYNRKGCEKPS from the coding sequence ATGAAAACTTGGTTGGATAAATGGGAACCTGAAAACGAAGAATTCTGGAAAAAAACAGGAAGCAAAATTGCGTGGAAGACCTTGACAATTACAACTTTGTCATTGATATTGTCATTTGCCTCTTGGTTCATGATGAGCGTAATAGCAGTGAAATTACCAGGGCTAGGTTTCCCTTTTTCTAAAGAGCAGCTTTTTTGGTTGGTGGCTATACCTGGTTTGGCGGCAGGATTTTTAAGAATTATTCACACCTTTATTCTGCCTATTTTCGGGACAAGGCATGTAGTGACGGTGGCCACTTTACTCAAGTTAATTCCAGCAATTGGAATTGGGTTTGCGGTAATGGATACCAGTACTCCGTTTTGGGTATTTGTTCTTTTGGCTATTACTACTGGTTTTGGAGGTGGAGACTTTTCCTCTTTTATGCCTAGCACAAGTCTGTTTTTTCCAAAAAGATTAAAAGGAACTGCCTTGGGAATCCAAGCCGGCATTGGGAATTTTGGCGTTAGTCTAGCCCAGTTTATTACCCCGATTATCTTGAGTGTCAGTATTTACGGGACTACTTCGGTATTTACAAGCATCGATGTCAAGGAAACGAAGAATGTTTTAAAAGATTCGACAGTAGAGAAGCAAAAAGAAATTTTTGCGACCTTGGATGAAAACTCACAAAATAAAATTCTGGCTACTGTAAAGAAACCAGTATTGGATTCGGTTAAAGCGGTAACGAAATCAAATGATAATCACGAAATTTTTTCTGCATTGCCACTCAATGATAAATCTAAAGCGATTGCCAATGCCAATCCTAAATTGGCGGCAAAATTTTTGAACACTATTAGTCCCAAAAATGAGGCAGTTAGTATCAAGAAAATCTATATTCAGTCGGCCGCATTTTGGTACATTGGTTTTCTTTTGGTTTTGGCATTTATCAGTTGGATCTTTTTGAAAAGCATTCCGATGCAAGCTTCGATAAAAGAGCAAATGGATATTTTCAAAAACAAGCATACTTGGTATTGCACCATTACTTATCTGATGACTTTTGGAACTTTTGCAGGATTATCGGCAGCTTTTCCTTTGATGATAAAATATTTGTATGGCGATTTCCCTGATGCGCCGGATCCATTGGTTTACGCTTTTTATGGCCCATTGATTGGTTCTGCCAGCAGAGTCGCTTTTGGTTTTGTGGCCGATAAAATTGGTGGAGCGATTTTGACGACTATTACCGGAATCGGAATTTTGGCTGGAGCTATTATTTTGATAACTCAAGGATTGGTTTCGCCAACGAGTATGGAACAATTTCCGCTGTTTGTTGGGGTGATTTTGGCAATGTTCTTTTTTACTGGAATTGGTAATGCGGGCACCTTTAGACAGTTTCCAATTATTTTTTCTGAAAATCAAAGACAAGCAGCTGGAGTTATTGGTTGGACGGCAGCCATTGCAGCTTTTGGTCCTTTTATCTTTTCTAAATTAATCGGGAACAACATCACTGCAAATGGTTCTGTAAATCAATTCTTTATTGGCTTGATTGCTTTTACTATATTAGCAACAAGTATTAATTGGTGGTTTTACAACCGTAAAGGATGTGAGAAACCGAGTTAG